In Lusitaniella coriacea LEGE 07157, the following are encoded in one genomic region:
- a CDS encoding DUF4332 domain-containing protein, producing the protein MQACNWAIEQLPGLKEQELTQLSACGITTTHQLLSHTRTPEMKDDLAGQLQLHSQHLNKWVALADLSRLPSVGCEYCGILLHSGVASVSQLSQTPAHRLHRQILKMQVATLQRRDLCPSVNEVQNWVREAQSTQRN; encoded by the coding sequence ATGCAAGCTTGTAATTGGGCAATCGAACAATTGCCGGGATTAAAAGAACAAGAATTAACGCAACTCAGTGCCTGTGGAATAACGACTACCCATCAGTTGCTCTCGCACACTCGCACCCCTGAGATGAAAGATGATTTAGCGGGTCAATTGCAACTGCACTCCCAACATCTGAATAAATGGGTTGCTCTAGCCGATTTATCGCGCCTTCCCAGCGTTGGCTGCGAGTACTGCGGTATTTTGCTCCACTCCGGGGTTGCATCTGTCTCCCAACTCTCCCAAACCCCAGCGCATCGCCTCCATCGTCAAATTTTAAAGATGCAGGTTGCAACGCTGCAACGAAGAGACTTGTGTCCGTCGGTGAACGAGGTACAAAATTGGGTGCGGGAGGCGCAATCCACCCAGAGAAATTAG
- a CDS encoding glycosyl transferase, producing the protein MSRPAIYFAVTSHGFGHAVRAASVVAKIQQLDPDILIILVTTAPRWLLESYIPGDFIQRPRAFDVGVIQADSINMDKAATLAKLQEIRQQQNTIIASEVNYIRTNKVKLVLADIPFLAAPIARLAGIPSWMMSNFGWDFIYRDWGEEFGEIADWIGECYGQSDLLFRLPLHEPMSAFPKIADVGLTGGTPRFSREELQKTFNLKASPERTILLTFGGLGLQQIPYHNLQNFPDWQFITFDRKAPDLPNLIKVMKNDHRPVDFMPFCDRVLSKPGYSTFAEALRLKIPLISLRREGFAESPLLIEGMQNYTEHLVLAPEEFSQGNWDFLRQPLQPPRKTASLPGDGTETIARAVVDYCHNSL; encoded by the coding sequence ATGTCTCGACCCGCCATCTATTTTGCTGTTACTTCTCACGGTTTTGGTCATGCCGTTCGTGCTGCTTCAGTGGTGGCAAAAATTCAACAACTCGACCCAGATATTTTAATTATCCTCGTTACCACTGCTCCCCGTTGGCTGCTCGAATCCTACATCCCCGGCGATTTTATTCAACGTCCTCGTGCCTTTGATGTGGGAGTGATTCAAGCGGATAGCATTAACATGGATAAAGCAGCAACCTTGGCGAAACTTCAGGAGATTCGCCAACAGCAAAATACGATTATCGCCTCAGAAGTCAACTACATTCGCACCAATAAAGTCAAACTCGTGTTAGCGGATATTCCCTTCCTCGCCGCACCCATTGCGCGATTGGCGGGGATTCCCAGTTGGATGATGAGTAATTTTGGGTGGGATTTTATTTATCGAGATTGGGGAGAAGAATTTGGTGAAATTGCCGACTGGATTGGCGAGTGTTACGGTCAAAGCGACCTCCTTTTTCGCCTCCCTCTCCACGAACCAATGAGTGCTTTTCCAAAAATTGCCGATGTGGGTTTAACCGGAGGAACGCCTCGGTTTTCTCGCGAAGAACTCCAGAAAACGTTTAATCTCAAAGCTTCTCCAGAACGAACGATTTTGCTGACTTTCGGCGGTTTGGGTCTTCAGCAAATCCCTTATCATAATCTTCAGAATTTTCCCGATTGGCAATTTATTACCTTCGATAGAAAGGCACCGGATTTACCCAATCTGATTAAGGTCATGAAGAACGACCATCGTCCGGTTGATTTTATGCCCTTCTGCGATCGCGTCCTTTCAAAACCGGGTTACAGTACTTTTGCCGAAGCATTGCGCCTCAAAATTCCCCTTATTTCCCTACGTCGAGAAGGGTTTGCCGAGTCGCCATTACTCATTGAAGGAATGCAGAACTATACCGAACATCTTGTCCTCGCGCCAGAGGAGTTCTCTCAAGGAAATTGGGACTTCTTGCGCCAACCCCTTCAACCTCCTCGTAAAACTGCGTCCCTCCCTGGGGATGGAACAGAAACGATTGCTCGTGCGGTTGTTGATTATTGCCATAACTCTCTTTAA